Below is a window of Pseudomonadota bacterium DNA.
TCCATTCAATACATCCTGGAGCTTGTAAAGCGTAAGGCCGATCCTGTGGTCTGTAACCCTGCCCTGGGGAAAGTTGTAAGTCCTGATGCGTTCGCTGCGGTCACCTGTTCCTACCTGTTTTCTCCTTTCCTCGGAAATTTCCTGTTCTTTTTCGTCCTCCATCTTTTCTTTGAGGCGGGCGCGCAACACCCTTATGGCCTTTGCCTTGTTTTTGTGCTGTGACTTTTCGTCCTGGCAGGTAACAACTATGCCTGTCGGTATGTGTATAACCCGCACAGCAGAGTCTGTAGTGTTTACATGCTGCCCACCTGGACCGCTCGACCGGAATACATCTATTCTCAGCTCATCCTGGTTTATATTAAATTCCGTCTCTTCGGGTTCGGGCAAGACTGCAACGGTTACTGCCGACGTGTGTATCCTCCCCTGTGCCTCTGTAACGGGAACCCTTTGTACCCTGTGAACGCCGCTCTCATACCTTAAAAGGCCATAGGCGTCTTTGGCCTCTATAACCATTATAGCTTCTTTCAGGCCCCCGAGGTCCGACATGCTCGCCTCTATCAGCTCTGTTTTCCATTTCATTTTCTCAGCATATTTCATGTATATGGCAAAAAGATCCCTTGCAAAAAGAGCTGCCTCCTCGCCTCCTGTTGCTGCCCTTATCTCAAGGAACATACTCTGAACCGGCTTTTCGTGACCCTTTAAGAGTTTGTCACGCAAAAGTGATTCGAGCTTAACCCTTTCCCTCTCAAGGCTTCCGGCTTCTTCTCTTATTAATGCTTTCATTTCTTCGTTTGTTTCGGCCTTCAGCATCTCTGAGGTTTTTCCTTCTTCCGCAACTTTGCCTTTCCAATTCCTGTGAAGATCTACGAGCTCTTTCAGTTCGGTATATTCCTTGGCAAGCTTCCTGTATGTCTCCAGATTAGCCGTTGCATCGGGCCTTGCCATATCTTCTTCGATCTGGCAGTATCTTTTTTCTATTTCCTCCAGTCTTCCAAACATTGCAATTATGCGCTCTTTTTGCCGTATCTCCTTTCAAATTTCTCTACCTGACCGGCTGAGTCCAACCGTTTTTCCTTTCCGGTAAAGATGGGGTGACACTTTGCACATATTTCTACAGTTATTTTGTCTCTCACGGACAGCGTCTCAAAGGTATGTCCGCATGCGCATCTTACAGAAGCATTTATCAGATTCGGGTGTATTCCTTTTTTCATTTCAAACTCCTTTGCTCATATTATTTAAAAAGTCTTTATTTGAATCGGTGTCCAATAGTTTTTCAACAAGAAACTCCATGGCGTCAACGGGGTTCATGGGCTGAAGCACTTTTCTTAAAAGCCATACCCTCGACAGGTCGCCGTTATTCATTAGCAGCTCTTCTTTTCTTGTCCCTGATTTATTTATATCAATGGCAGGGAATACCCTCTTTTCTGCGAGCTTCCTGTCAAGGTATATCTCCATATTGCCTGTGCCCTTAAATTCTTCAAAGATTACCTCGTCCATCCTGCTCCCGGTATCTATAAGGGCTGTGGCAACTATCGTCAGACTGCCGCCTTCTTCTATATTCTTGGCAGCGCCGAAAAACCTCCTTGGTTTCTGCATAGCCGATGCATCTATACCACCGGAGAGTATTTTTCCGCTCGACGGAACAACCGTGTTGTAAGCCCTCGCAAGCCTTGTTATGCTATCGAGTAAAATAACAACATCCCTTTTATGTTCTACAAGCCTTTTGGCCTTCTCTATAACTATTTCTGCTACCTGAACATGTCTTGTTGCCGGTTCATCAAAGGTAGAACTTATAACTTCACCCTTAACCGATCTTACCATATCCGTCACTTCTTCCGGTCTTTCATCGATCAGGAGAACGATGAGGCTGATCTCTTTGTGGTTTTCGGTAATGCTGTTTGCTATGTGTTGCAGGAGCATGGTTTTTCCGGTTCTGGGCGGGGCAACTATCAACCCTCTTTGTCCTTTTCCTACAGGTGTAAAGAGGTCCATAACCCTTGTCGACATATTCTCCGTGATAGTTTCGAGGTTTATTCTCTCGTTAGGATATATGGGCGTAAGGTTGTCAAATATGATCTTGTCTTTCGCCACACTCGGGTCATCAAAGTTTATCGTCTCCACCTTCAGCAGGGCAAAGTATTTCTCGTTGTCCTTTGGCGGTCTTATCTGTCCCGACACGGTGTCGCCGGTTCTTAATCCGAACCTTTTTATCTGTGATGGGGATATATATATATCGTCGGGACCCGGCAGGTAGTTAGAGTCGGTTGACCGTAAAAATCCGAAACCCTCCGGGAGTATCTCAAGCACCCCTTCGCCGTTCACAGATTCATTTTTATCTACAAATGCCTGGAGAATAGAAAAAATAATCTCCTGTTTTCTCATACCGGAAGGGTTTTCTACACCCTGTTCTTTTGCTATGGCTGTAAGCTCCCCAATCCTTTTCCTTTTTAGATCATTAAGATGCATATAATTCTTCCTCCCATACCTTAATACTGCTTAAAAGGCCTTCCACCTCTTCTTTGAGTTCTTCTATTGTACCGTTGTTATGAATAACGTGGTCTGCCATCGCTTCTTTTTCCTTGAGCGGCATCTGAATCGCCGTCCTTTGATCTATATCGTCTTCATCCATGCCCCTTCTTTTTAGTCTTTTCTTTGTCTTTGCTGCATTTGTGGAAACAACTATAACCCTATTAAGTTCTCTGTGAAGGCCTTTTTCATATAATAAGGGGGCGTCTATTACTACAGTTTTTATACCCTTTTCCTCCAGATTTTTTATCCTGTCATGCATTTGTTCTCCGACTTTCGGGTGAATTATGTCCTCGAGCTTCTTTAATTTCTCTTTGTCCTTGAAAACCAGTTCCCTTATCCTCTGAACGGCAACGCTGTCTTCTGTTATGTAGTAACCGCCGAAGGCTCTTTCAATGTCGTTTTTTACATCTTCCCGCTCTGCGACATCTTTTGCTACTTTATCAAGGTCTATAACCTCTATGCCCTTTTTTCTAAGCATGTCTGATACGGTTGTTTTACCGCTTCCGACAATTCCCGTTATGCCGATGAGGATCATATATCGAGGTTTCTGACATTCATAGCGTTTTGTTCAATAAAGGCCCTTCTTGTTTCAATATTGTTGCCCATAAGTACGGTAAACATCTGATCTGCCTCAATAGCATCTTCTATTGCAACCCGCAACAGGCTTCTCCTCTCAGGATCCATTGTGGTTTCCCAGAGCTGTTCGGGATTCATTTCGCCCAGACCTTTATATCTCTGTATGCTTATACCTTCTTTCCCTTTTTCATTGATGAACCTTAAAAACTCTTCTGCACTAGCGATTGTTTCCTCTTTTCCACCACTTATCACCTTAACCTTCTTTTCATAAAAGTCGTGCGCTTTTGCATATTTTTCGAGGGTCTCAATATAATCAGCCTGGTTGCATATTTCATAATCTATTGTGCTGCCTTCCCCTTTTTGGTCGGTTCGTTCTACACGTATGGTAAACAGGTTGTGCTCTCTGTCTCTCACCACTTCGGTGCCGTATCCGTAGCCATCCAGGTATTCCTTGAATTTATACAGCTTTTCTCCTCCTTCAAAATCCTCTCTATTCCGGATCAATGCCCTGAAAAGGCTTATGATAACCTTTTTACTATTGCCAAGCCTTTTCATATCCTTCAGATAATATTCTACACTTCTTACGTTTTCAACGCTCTGCGTAAATTCATGTTTATCAATCTCTACATTGTCGATATAACAAACTGTTTTTTCTATTCCCCTTTGTGTTACAAACCTTTCAAACTCATCTTCATCTTTTATATACAGTTCTTTTCCGCCGTGTTTTACCTTGTAAAGAGGCGGTTGCGCAATATACATATACCCGTTTGCTATCAGATCCGGCATTTTTCTGTAAAAAAGCGTAAGAAGCAACGTCCTTATGTGTGAACCATCAACGTCCGCATCTGTCATGATTATAATCTTTTTATACCTTAATCTGTCGATACCGTTCAGATTGGTACCCAGGGCAAGGTAAACATTCCTTACCTCCTGATTTGACAGTACCTTTTCGGGCCTTGATTTTTCAACATTCAATATTTTTCCTTTTAGAGGGAGTATCGCCTGCGTTCTTCTGTCTCTTCCCTGTTTTGCAGAGCCTCCTGCAGAATCACCCTCAACAATAAAAATTTCACAAAGATCGGGGTTGGTTTCCTGACAATCGGCAAGCTTTCCCGGTAAAATACCGCTTTCTATCAAACTCTTACTTTTTATAAGATCTTTAGCCTTTCTTGCAGCTTCCCGCGCCCTCTTTGTTTCTATTACTTTATTTACAACAATTTTTGCAATATTTTGATTTAATTCAAAATACTCGGCAAGTTTTTCATTTAAAACAGATTCTACCAAGCCCTTTATTTCGCTATTTCCGAGTTTTGCCTTTGTTTGTCCTTCAAATTGAGGGTTTTGAATTTTTGTATTAATAACCGCAACAAGCCCCTCTTTTACATCGTCTCCTGATATCGGTTCTTTTGTCTTTTGTGAGCTATTCGTTTGAATGAAATTATTGATACACCTTGTCAGGGCACTCCTGAAGCCTGCTACGTGCGTACCGCCCTCCTGGGTGTTTACGTTATTCACAAAACTATATACATTCTCATTATATCCTTCATTATACTGAATGCCAACTTCTAATGAATCAAGCAGATTTTTCGAGCTTGCTATAAAAATTGGTTCGTCGAACAGAACATTTTTGTTGCTGCTTAAAAATTTTACGAATGCTTTTATGCCGCCTTCGTGTTTAAACTCCTGTCGTTTCCCTTTTCTTTCATCAATAAGAATTATGTATATACCGTTGTTCAGGAATGATATTTCCCTCATCCTGTGCGCCAGTGTTTCATTGCTGAATTCTATGGATTCGAATATTTCTTTATCCGGTTTAAACCATATCTTCGTCCCTGTTTTTTCCGTATCACCTATTATTTTCAACTCTGTTTTTTTATTTCCGCCTTCATACCTCTGTGAAAACACGCTGCCGCCTCTCCTTACTTCTACCTCAAGATATTCCGAAAGAGCATTTACAACAGACAGACCTACGCCGTGCAACCCGGCAGAATATTTGTATGAATTTTTATCGAACTTTCCGCCTGCATGTAGCTTTGTAAGCACAACCTCCAGCGCGGGCATATTTTCTTCTATGTGCATCTCTGTGGGTATTCCTCTTCCATTGTCCTCACATGTAACACTGTTATCCCTGTGTATTGTAATGGTTATTCTATTACAGAATCCCTCCAGAGCCTCATCAATACTATTATCAACAATTTCATATACAAGATGGTGGAGTCCTTCGAAACCGGTATTTCCTATATACATAGACGGCACTTTTCTAACAGCATCAAGCCCGCCCAATATTTTTATACTTCCTGCTCCGTATTCGCTTATTCCATTTTCAGTCATTCCATTATATCCTTATCGGCATTATAATATTTCTATGGTCTTTTCCTTCTTCTCCTTCAAAAAGCACTGCGCCATAAGCCTCCGGCGTCTTTATAATAATTTTATCGCCCTGAATGTGTGATACCACATCCATAATAAACCTTACATTAAAGTTCATATTTATTTCTTCACCTTCATAATTTATATCAATAATCTCCTTTGCACTTCCAACATCAGCCTCTGCCTCAATTTCCATTTTATTTTTTAGAAAACTTATTCTGATTGGTTCCGATCTTCCAATTATTGCTGAAACCTTTTTTATACCCTTATAAAAAGTCTCTTTATCAATAGATATAACATTTATATTATTCTCCGGTATAACATTATCATAGTCAGGAAAATTTCCTTCTATGGTCCTGGAAATAAGTGTAATCATATTCGTGCTGACCTGCACATGTTTATCATCTATTATAATTTTTACCTCATCTTTCTCCTCTATAATTCTTTCTATTTCTGCTATAGACCTTTTCGGTATTATAATACCCTTGAAAGCCTTTAATCCTTCAATCTCTTTCTGGCACAAAGACATCCTGTAGCCATCGGTTCCTACAACTACCATTTTCCCTTCCATGCCTTTCATATACATGCCTGTCAGCACATATCTGGTCTCATCAACAGACACGGCAAAACCCACTTTATTTATCATTTCAAGCAACATATTACCTTTTAAAATAAATTCTTCGTGTCCTTTTATCTCCTTAACTTCTGGAAACTCTTCAGGATCTTGCAGACCTAAAACAAACTCCGATTTTTTTTGTTTTATTATCAACATATTTTCTCTAATCTCCAGATCAATGTCTCCATTATCCATCTCCCTGAGTATTTCCAGTAATTTTCTCCCGTGCAATATTATTTTCCTTTCTGTTTCTACTTTATAATCCAGGTAGCCTATGGCACTTATCTCAAGATCTGTAGAATAAACTTTTGTTTTTTCAGTTCCAAATTCTATAAGAAGATTTGAAAGGATAGGCATAAGAGATTTTTTTTCGGTTATACTTGCAAGTTTTGCAATTGGGGCAAGAAAAATGTTTTTGTCTAATATTATATTCATATATTCTCCTTTTATAATAATAGTAATATATGATGTTGAATTGTGGAAAACTTAAAAGTCCAAATTAAATTAGATACATTAGACACAATAAAAAAAAACGGAATGTTTAAGTTTTGTGTGATCATGTAGACTTAACCTTTGCTTCCAACTTTTCAACAGTGTTTTTGAACTCTTTTTTAACTTTAATTTCTTCTTCAATTTTTTTAATAGAATGGATAATAGTAGCATGATCCTTTCCACCAAACTTTTCACCAATACTCACCAGAGAATGATCCGTCAGTTTTCTTGAAAGATATATAGCAACCTGACGAGGTATCATGATAGACCTCATTCTTTTTTCTGATTTTATATCTGAAATTTTAATAGAGTAATAATTAGAAACTTCCTTTATTATCATATCTATTGTAATTTCCCTCTTTTTTTCTTTAATAATATTACCCATAACTTCTTTTGCAAGATCGAGTGTTATAACAGTGTTACTTAAAGATGCAAAAGCACCGATGCGTATTAAGGAACCTTCAAGAGACCTTACACTGTCTTCGGCGTTGGATGCGATGAAAAAAGCAACATCATTCGGAAGGTCGATATTTTCAAGCTCTGCCTTTTTATTTAAAATAGCAACCTTTGTTTCAATATCCGGTGACTGAATATCAGCAATAAGACCCCACTCAAAACGTGACTTTAATCTCTCTTCAAAATTTTCAATGTCACGGGGGAATTTGTCGCTTGTAACCACAATCTGCTTCATGTTGTCATAAAGTGCGTTAAAAGTATGGAAAAATTCAGCCTGTGTTCTTTCTTTACCGGCAATAAATTGTATATCATCTATCAGTAAAACATCCATCTTTCTGAATTTATTTCTAAAATCATCCATCTTATCAAATCTTATTGAGTTTATGAGTTCATTCATAAATATTTCCGCCGTAATATAACAAATATGATCGGCATTCTTGTTTCCATGTTTTGTTAGAAAATTGCCTATAGCATTCAAAAGATGCGTTTTTCCGAGACCAACGCCGCCATATATAAAAAGTGGATTATATGTCTTTCCGGGATTTGTTGAAACAGCAAGACATGCAGCGTTTGCGAACTGGTTGCTTCCTCCTACAACAAAATTTTCAAACGTATACTTTGGATTAAACGTATACTTTGGATTAAACGTATACTTTGGATTAAACGTATTATACTGCTCGCTCCTTTTTACTGCAACAACCTTTTTATCTCCACCCTCTTCCTTTTTTAATATGTATTCTATTTTAGAATTCTCCTTTGTAATTTCTTTTATAAGGGCAAGGAGTATAGGCTCAAAATTCTCAACAACCCAGTCTCTGAAAAAGGCATTCGGTACAGAAACGGTGCATTTACAGTCTTTATAATCTATATATTTTATCGGCTCGATCCAGGTTTTATAACTATCCTCGCTTATTACACCTGCAATCTTTGTTTTAATTAGAGATAATATATCAGACATAGTGCTAAATTATTTTTTCAACATTTTTTCAACATATGTGGAAAACCTAAGCGCTGTGGAAAGACTTAAAGAATTATAGTAATACAATATTAAAAATAATTCAACTGTTTTTGTTAAACAATATTTAAGACCTTTGCAAAACTCAAAAAATGCCGTCATTAAGCCTGCCCCGGAGTGCGGGTATCCGCTTGCGGGTGATTCGGGGGCGAAACCGGTATGACAGAAAATAGCAAAAAGCGCTTTTGCAAAGGTCTCTATTTGTAATATTAAATCAAGCAGTGTTTTTCCCTTGGCGTCTGCAAAACAAATTCCCCCGGCAACTGAAGACCAACAGGGGGCACCCGTTGTATGCCCATAAAAACCGCACCCTTATAGTTTGGTGTTGATCGGTTCCATACGTTCTGTTAATATGTCAGACATACCGTGATACGAAAACTATTAATAATAATTTTTATCCTTCTCCTCACAACCGTACCCGTTGTTGCAGACGAATACAGCGATGCAATGAAAAGAGCGAAAACCGAAGATAAGCCCGTGGTTATCTATTTCTATAGTAAATACTGCCGTTTTTGTGACGCAATGGACAGAGACGTGCTGTTCGATAAGGAAATAAAAAAAACATTAAGCGAGGGAATTGTCTACCTGAGGGTTGATGCTGATATAACAAAACAAACAGCAAGGCTTTATAATGTAAGGGGTTACCCTACCACATGCCTCCTTGATCCGACAGGAAAGCGTATTATATCTATACCCGGTTATATACCAAAGGACGACCTCAAGAAGGTTCTGGAATTTTTAAAAGGTAAACATTACCAAAGGACGACCTTATTGGAATTTCTGGAAAAATGAGGTACTACAAAACGCTTCGGAAGCAAAAAAAGCTTTTCTGCCAATATTTCGATTCTATACTGTCTACAGTTACACCCCTTGAATTTGAGGAGTGAACAAAATCCGTCTTGTTTATCATTATGCCCGAGTGAAGATTTTTCTTTATCTTGAAAAATACGAGATCCCCTGGTAACACACTGTCTCTCGCCACGTCATAGCCGGCTTTTATCAGACCCTCTGTCATAACCGGAAGGACTATATTAACCTTTTTATACACATAGTAGACAAGCCCGCTACAATCAAATGCATCCGGACCTTTTGCGGCATTTTTATACGGCTTGCCGAGAAGCGCAACAGTATGTTGAACAATATCGTTTCTTACACCCGCTACAGGCTGGTAAACCTTAACCTGTTGCGGGGCACAGCCAAAGATAACCGCAAGGAGCAGCGCGATCAGCAGCAATTGTGCATACCGGTGCTTAATGGTGGGTATAAGCCCTTCCGCAGTCATCTCCTAAGCATAATCCTTTATAATATCAACCATACCGGCAAGGGAACTGTTTTGAATAGAGTGTGTGAGAAAAGGCTTCATGTTAGAACAAGGGTGAAACCCTATGGACAGAGAAACGGCTTCGAACATCCCCTTATCGCCTTCTCCGTCGCCAATTGCGCAAGCCGCCGAACTATCTATGCCCATGTCCTTCAAGATTTTTTCAACCCAGCAACCCTTCCCGTCATATTCCACATTAATCATGGTTTCCCCGGTAAGGATGCCGCTTTCTGTAAGCAATTCATTTGACAGGGACATGTGTATTCCAAGTTCACTCCTTACCTTGTCAATGACGAAAGACAGTCCCGTGGAGATTATTACTGTAAATATCCCCATTTCTTTTAGTGCCGCAACAGCTTCTTTTGCGCCTTCCTGATAGGGTATCTGTCCCGCTATCCCCAAGACCTCGCGCAATGTAAGCCCTTTCCACAGAAGAGCATCTCTTCTGCAAAACTCGCCATAGTTTATAACACCTTCTTTGAACAGTTTTTGATACTCATCGGCATTACTTTCCCAAATATTCAGCTTCCTGTGTATATATTCCCAACTGCTTTTCACCTTTGTCAGCGTGCCATCACAGTCAAAAAACACGATTTTTATTGGCATTAGCTTTTATATCACCAAAAAATAAAAAAATCTATAAGACAAATCCGTATCTTTAAGGCAGACAGGGGCTCTATATATGGGGTATATTGTAGCATAATTGTATAAACTTTCAGGCAAAGAACCGCCTGCTCAAACATAAGAGGTTTTTTGACAATGACCGACTGGGACAAAAGATACAGAGATGGTTTTTATGATGGAGCAAAGGAACCGCACGAACTCTTAAAGGGATTCTGGCAGGCCATACCAAGGGGGCGCGTTATTGATATAGCAATGGGAAACGGACGGGATGCCGCATTTCTTGCAGGCAAGGGGTTTGATGTGTACGGTATCGAGAAATCAACGGAGGCAATAAAAATCGCCGGGCAGGCAGCAAGCAATGTATCAATAATCTACGGGGATGCCGGCCTTTTGCCTTTCAAAAACAATTCAGCAGAAGGCGTTCTTGTATTCTATTTTCTACTTAGAAGCATAATGGGGGATATCATAAACATATTGAAAAAGGGCGGCGTGCTTGTTTATGAAACCTTTTTAGGAAGACAGAACGATATTGACAGACGGAGAAACCCGGATTTTCTTCTTGACGACGGCGAGCTCATTTCTTATTTTAGAAAGTTTGAGAACCTTTTTTATGAGGAAACCATCACAACCTCAGAAGGGAAGAGGAGGGCAATAGCCAGGTTTGTAGGTAGAAAGAGATGATTATAGAATGGGATCCGGCAAGACCGAAAAAGAAAACCACCCAACTCATAAAAGAAACGCTCATCAATGGTGGAATTATAGCGTATCCGACAGATACGTTTTACGGCATGGGATGCGACCTCTTTAATATAAAGGCCATAAGGAAGCTCTACCTGATGAAAAGACTTAATGAAAAAAGGGCACTGAGCATCATATGCAGAGATTTTAAAGACGTAAGCACATATGCTGTTATGAGCAACTTTGCCTTCGAAGTTCTCAAGGGGTGCCTTCCCGGGCCATACACGTTTATTCTTAAGGCAAGGAAGATCATGCCGAAGCTGCTTATGACTGTAAAAAAAGAAGTCGGGATAAGAATTCCCGACCACCCCGTTCCTGTCGGTGTCGCCGACATGATAGACAGGCCGGTAATAAATACCAGCGCAAGGCTTGCCGGGGGAGAAGCATTCACGGACCCGCGCGACATAGAAAAGGCATTCAGGGGCAGCGTAGACATAGTCATAGATGGCGGCATTGTGATAAGCGATCCGTCAACCTTAATAAGCCTTGTCGAAGACAAAGTGGAGATACTGCGTGAAGGCAAGGGTCCGCTTAGAGGCCGTCTTCGGGGTTAGCGACGCTACCCAGGGCCTCTCCCATGGATTCCTCGAAGTCCCCGCCAAGTTCTTCCCCGAGTTCTTTTCCCATTCTCCTCACGGCACGCTCAATGCTTGATGGGTTGTTCTCATCAAGGTCAGAAAATCGGGAAGGGTTAAGGAGCCTTTCCATCATCCTTTCTTCGCCCCTTGGAAGAGCTACACGGGAAATACGTCTTTTTACGTCCTTGCCCCCGCAGACCTTGCAATAAGGTGCAACCTCTTCGGTAGCCCTTAGCAGGAGAAATGAGGATGTTTTTTTACATACTTCGCACCAATATTCATAGATCGGCATGTTTGTACCTCATGTTATACCATTATTTCAGGAGCATCTCCACCCTGTTGATCCCGTCTGGCATCCACTCAACAATAAAACCCAGTTTTTACAGACATTAAGCATCTTCCTGTTGTCTGCGAGGACAAAACCGTATATCCCATCCGGACTTTTTCTATGAGCACATGATAACAGCTACCTGTGTGCAAGGCTTTTTCTCTCTATTTTTATCCTCCTAAGTGCTTCTATGGAATTTTTAATCAGTGCCAACTCATTTTTTAATGTTTCCCTTTCTTTTTCGGATGTTTCAATTTTGCCCTCGATTATTGCTATCTTGGATTTTGAATCATTGGCAGCAATCTGCTCTCTCAGGCTCCCGAAGTCTGCAACTTCCGCTTTGAGCATAATCACCATTGTACCGAGAGCCGCAAAGAGAATTACAAGAACAGTCATCCCGATAGGTAAGTTTTTTGACATATGTTTTGGATTATTGACAGCCTCATTGTCTTCCGTAATTTCCTTATTTTTATATTTTTTCATTTTTTCTTTGCTGTTATGTATATTGGTCAACAACTCCTCAATGTTAAGCACCCGTTCTTCGGATTTTACCATTCGACTCCTCCTTGTTGTATTCTCTCAGAACATATTCTGCAATTACCAGGCCAAACCGACAAAAAGGGGTAATAAAATACCTGCCTGCCCTCCATAAAGGTGCGGATCCGGCATGTATGTGCAGGGGCGCAAGCCTTATCGCTAATTCATGGGCAACTTTTTATTTACAAAAGCAGGCCGCTGCGTTATAAATGCAAGGATGAGCGAAACGATAAAAAGCTATGCCGATATTGTATTTCACAGGAAAATAGGCGAGCTTATCAAGAAGCTTTCCGAAAACAAGGAAGACATACGGGACATAGCAAAGCACGAAATCAAATGGAACAAGACCCGTACCATGCTTGATCTCGGATGTGGTTACGGCTGGTTTGAAGAGGTGCTGGAAGATGGGCTCGATCTTGTTTTTGGCATTGACTGTCTCAACGAGAACAAAGCGGGGTTTTTAAGGGCATCCAAAAGAATTGCAAAGGAAGTAATGTTTGAGAAGATGCAACTGCCGTTGCCAATCGAAATGCCTTCAGACTCATTTGATTTGATTGTGTCGGCATACTCGCTCTATTTTTTCCCCGGAGTAATGCCTGAAGTGAAAAGACTCCTTTGTCCTGAGGGGATATTTCTGGTCATAACCCATAGCGAATCCATGCTCAAAGAAGGAGAAGATTTCTTTGATTTCAGAAATTTAAGAGAGGTTATCAGACATTTTTCCGCAGAAAACGGCGAGACCATTTTAAAAAGGTATTTCAGCAGAGTAACATCGATTGATTACCCGAACGCTTTGCTGTTCACAAAAAACGATAGCGGCCATCTTGCACAATACATAGATTTTAAAAAGGAATTTATATCAAAGGATGTTAACCCGGAGGTTGTCAGGGAAAAGATGCTGGAAGAATTGAAAAAAAAGGGCATCGTGAAACTTAATAAGGATGACAGGATTTTTATAGCGAGAAAATGAAGACTAAACTATTTTGCAGCATATGTGCGAGTCCTCTTGATAGGGATGTACTTGAAGGGAAGGAAAGACAGTTGTGCAGGAAATGTGGGGAAATATTTTACGAAAACCCCTTGCCTGCCGCTGCCGTTATCCTTCTGAATAATAACCGGGAAATACTTCTTGTGAAGAGGGAGAGGGAACCATCCAAAGGCATGTGGTGTCTGCCCATCGGGTTTGCAGAAATCGGGGAAAGCATAGAAGACGCAGCGCTCAGGGAACTCAAGGAGGAGGCCGGCGTAGAGGGAAAGATTACTCAACTTGTACATGTGGGGT
It encodes the following:
- the rpmE gene encoding 50S ribosomal protein L31 — translated: MKKGIHPNLINASVRCACGHTFETLSVRDKITVEICAKCHPIFTGKEKRLDSAGQVEKFERRYGKKSA
- the dnaN gene encoding DNA polymerase III subunit beta, which translates into the protein MNIILDKNIFLAPIAKLASITEKKSLMPILSNLLIEFGTEKTKVYSTDLEISAIGYLDYKVETERKIILHGRKLLEILREMDNGDIDLEIRENMLIIKQKKSEFVLGLQDPEEFPEVKEIKGHEEFILKGNMLLEMINKVGFAVSVDETRYVLTGMYMKGMEGKMVVVGTDGYRMSLCQKEIEGLKAFKGIIIPKRSIAEIERIIEEKDEVKIIIDDKHVQVSTNMITLISRTIEGNFPDYDNVIPENNINVISIDKETFYKGIKKVSAIIGRSEPIRISFLKNKMEIEAEADVGSAKEIIDINYEGEEINMNFNVRFIMDVVSHIQGDKIIIKTPEAYGAVLFEGEEGKDHRNIIMPIRI
- the coaE gene encoding dephospho-CoA kinase (Dephospho-CoA kinase (CoaE) performs the final step in coenzyme A biosynthesis.) gives rise to the protein MILIGITGIVGSGKTTVSDMLRKKGIEVIDLDKVAKDVAEREDVKNDIERAFGGYYITEDSVAVQRIRELVFKDKEKLKKLEDIIHPKVGEQMHDRIKNLEEKGIKTVVIDAPLLYEKGLHRELNRVIVVSTNAAKTKKRLKRRGMDEDDIDQRTAIQMPLKEKEAMADHVIHNNGTIEELKEEVEGLLSSIKVWEEELYAS
- the rho gene encoding transcription termination factor Rho, producing MHLNDLKRKRIGELTAIAKEQGVENPSGMRKQEIIFSILQAFVDKNESVNGEGVLEILPEGFGFLRSTDSNYLPGPDDIYISPSQIKRFGLRTGDTVSGQIRPPKDNEKYFALLKVETINFDDPSVAKDKIIFDNLTPIYPNERINLETITENMSTRVMDLFTPVGKGQRGLIVAPPRTGKTMLLQHIANSITENHKEISLIVLLIDERPEEVTDMVRSVKGEVISSTFDEPATRHVQVAEIVIEKAKRLVEHKRDVVILLDSITRLARAYNTVVPSSGKILSGGIDASAMQKPRRFFGAAKNIEEGGSLTIVATALIDTGSRMDEVIFEEFKGTGNMEIYLDRKLAEKRVFPAIDINKSGTRKEELLMNNGDLSRVWLLRKVLQPMNPVDAMEFLVEKLLDTDSNKDFLNNMSKGV
- the gyrB gene encoding DNA topoisomerase (ATP-hydrolyzing) subunit B, translating into MTENGISEYGAGSIKILGGLDAVRKVPSMYIGNTGFEGLHHLVYEIVDNSIDEALEGFCNRITITIHRDNSVTCEDNGRGIPTEMHIEENMPALEVVLTKLHAGGKFDKNSYKYSAGLHGVGLSVVNALSEYLEVEVRRGGSVFSQRYEGGNKKTELKIIGDTEKTGTKIWFKPDKEIFESIEFSNETLAHRMREISFLNNGIYIILIDERKGKRQEFKHEGGIKAFVKFLSSNKNVLFDEPIFIASSKNLLDSLEVGIQYNEGYNENVYSFVNNVNTQEGGTHVAGFRSALTRCINNFIQTNSSQKTKEPISGDDVKEGLVAVINTKIQNPQFEGQTKAKLGNSEIKGLVESVLNEKLAEYFELNQNIAKIVVNKVIETKRAREAARKAKDLIKSKSLIESGILPGKLADCQETNPDLCEIFIVEGDSAGGSAKQGRDRRTQAILPLKGKILNVEKSRPEKVLSNQEVRNVYLALGTNLNGIDRLRYKKIIIMTDADVDGSHIRTLLLTLFYRKMPDLIANGYMYIAQPPLYKVKHGGKELYIKDEDEFERFVTQRGIEKTVCYIDNVEIDKHEFTQSVENVRSVEYYLKDMKRLGNSKKVIISLFRALIRNREDFEGGEKLYKFKEYLDGYGYGTEVVRDREHNLFTIRVERTDQKGEGSTIDYEICNQADYIETLEKYAKAHDFYEKKVKVISGGKEETIASAEEFLRFINEKGKEGISIQRYKGLGEMNPEQLWETTMDPERRSLLRVAIEDAIEADQMFTVLMGNNIETRRAFIEQNAMNVRNLDI
- the prfA gene encoding peptide chain release factor 1; this translates as MFGRLEEIEKRYCQIEEDMARPDATANLETYRKLAKEYTELKELVDLHRNWKGKVAEEGKTSEMLKAETNEEMKALIREEAGSLERERVKLESLLRDKLLKGHEKPVQSMFLEIRAATGGEEAALFARDLFAIYMKYAEKMKWKTELIEASMSDLGGLKEAIMVIEAKDAYGLLRYESGVHRVQRVPVTEAQGRIHTSAVTVAVLPEPEETEFNINQDELRIDVFRSSGPGGQHVNTTDSAVRVIHIPTGIVVTCQDEKSQHKNKAKAIRVLRARLKEKMEDEKEQEISEERRKQVGTGDRSERIRTYNFPQGRVTDHRIGLTLYKLQDVLNGNIDDILTPLVAHFQSEALKKG